The Marinobacter subterrani genome has a segment encoding these proteins:
- a CDS encoding ABC transporter permease: protein MKALPDSFRPGLASRGVSPLQFFGKHGISVVFVLCVAIFSLTTDKFLSTDNFLTVVMQASIIGTIALGVTFVVIGGNLDLSVGSLLSFATVLVVDLHDKVGPGMAIPLMFIFTLLIGAINGYLIGYLRLNSLIVTLGMLSAIQGITLVYTGGKNVDISDQQSTWFSFFGRDELLGVPVPALIFIVLGIILQIVLLKSGFGRKIFAIGGNGTAALFSGLRRNRLVFNTYLLSAFTTGCAALILGSRVMGSQNNVGEGYELLVLAGVILGGTSLLGGSGSIVRTVIGVLILALIQNGLLLLGYPYYAQWLVTWVVIIVAVWLDIAAKRGKLFSSY, encoded by the coding sequence ATGAAAGCTTTGCCGGATTCTTTCAGACCAGGGTTAGCAAGCAGAGGGGTATCTCCGCTTCAGTTTTTCGGGAAACACGGAATATCAGTCGTTTTCGTCCTCTGTGTTGCTATTTTCTCGCTCACGACTGATAAATTCCTCAGTACCGATAATTTTCTGACCGTGGTGATGCAGGCCTCCATTATCGGAACCATCGCGCTTGGCGTGACTTTCGTAGTGATAGGAGGAAATCTGGATCTGTCAGTGGGTTCTCTGTTGTCCTTTGCAACGGTTCTGGTGGTTGACCTTCACGATAAGGTGGGGCCGGGGATGGCAATTCCGCTGATGTTCATCTTTACGTTGTTGATTGGTGCTATCAATGGCTACTTGATTGGCTATTTGCGCCTCAACTCACTTATCGTCACTCTCGGAATGTTGTCGGCCATTCAGGGTATTACTCTTGTCTACACGGGTGGCAAGAATGTCGATATATCAGATCAGCAAAGTACCTGGTTTTCATTTTTTGGCAGGGATGAGCTCCTTGGCGTTCCGGTGCCAGCGCTGATCTTTATTGTTCTGGGTATTATTTTACAAATAGTGCTTTTGAAGAGCGGCTTTGGGCGAAAGATATTTGCGATTGGCGGTAATGGAACGGCAGCCTTGTTCTCTGGCCTTCGGAGAAACCGCCTTGTATTCAATACCTATCTGTTATCCGCGTTTACCACAGGCTGTGCTGCGCTGATTCTTGGCTCCCGAGTGATGGGGTCACAAAATAACGTGGGCGAAGGCTATGAGCTATTGGTACTCGCGGGTGTCATTCTTGGCGGTACGAGCCTGCTGGGTGGATCCGGAAGTATTGTAAGAACAGTGATAGGGGTGCTTATCCTTGCGCTGATCCAGAACGGACTCTTGCTGCTGGGGTATCCGTACTACGCTCAGTGGCTCGTTACCTGGGTCGTTATTATTGTTGCTGTCTGGCTCGATATTGCAGCCAAGCGTGGCAAATTATTTAGTTCTTACTGA
- a CDS encoding sugar ABC transporter substrate-binding protein, giving the protein MKVQVSSIRTIQKIGKAFLLAGSFSLVFSGMAQAEPIKVGITQNNVGVDSYQTTYEQAFEEAAAKADNVEAVVLDAGGNVARQISQVKNLIQQQVDVIIIWPTDGRAVVPVVKRAKEAGIPVVVTNSNIAEAGQPFIAAFSGPNNIQQGAYAAEMMCNQLDGKGQIVQITGQPGYTTAIERQKGFEDRLPEVCPNVKILDTQPGDWNRAKAQRVMEGFLTRYEDIDGVYAADDNMGVGALNAAKSVGRADEIVFIGATNFAVGYEAMARGEYHGSVYQSPREDARNALKIAIAAAQGKDVEKMSYFETPKITPENMDEFEKPVF; this is encoded by the coding sequence ATGAAAGTTCAGGTAAGTTCAATTCGTACTATTCAGAAAATCGGAAAGGCGTTTCTGCTCGCCGGATCATTCAGTCTGGTGTTTTCCGGGATGGCCCAGGCGGAGCCCATCAAGGTTGGTATTACTCAGAACAACGTCGGCGTGGACAGTTATCAGACGACCTATGAGCAGGCGTTTGAGGAGGCTGCTGCAAAGGCAGATAACGTTGAGGCCGTGGTTCTTGATGCCGGTGGTAATGTTGCCCGCCAGATCTCACAAGTGAAGAATCTGATCCAGCAACAGGTTGACGTGATTATCATCTGGCCAACGGATGGTCGGGCGGTTGTGCCGGTCGTCAAACGCGCCAAAGAGGCGGGTATACCGGTCGTTGTAACAAACTCCAATATTGCTGAAGCCGGCCAGCCATTCATCGCGGCCTTCTCTGGCCCCAATAACATCCAGCAGGGCGCCTATGCCGCCGAAATGATGTGTAACCAGCTCGACGGTAAAGGCCAGATTGTCCAGATTACCGGCCAGCCAGGATATACAACCGCCATAGAACGGCAAAAGGGCTTTGAAGACCGCCTGCCCGAGGTATGCCCCAATGTAAAAATCCTGGATACCCAGCCGGGTGACTGGAACCGCGCGAAAGCACAGCGCGTGATGGAAGGCTTTCTGACCCGCTATGAAGACATCGACGGCGTTTACGCGGCTGACGATAACATGGGTGTGGGCGCCCTGAATGCGGCAAAATCTGTTGGCCGGGCCGACGAGATTGTTTTCATCGGCGCGACCAATTTTGCGGTCGGTTACGAGGCCATGGCTCGGGGTGAATACCATGGTTCGGTATACCAGTCTCCCCGAGAGGATGCCCGCAATGCCCTGAAAATCGCGATTGCCGCCGCTCAAGGCAAAGACGTGGAAAAGATGAGCTACTTCGAGACTCCAAAGATTACCCCTGAAAACATGGACGAATTTGAAAAGCCTGTTTTTTGA
- the groL gene encoding chaperonin GroEL (60 kDa chaperone family; promotes refolding of misfolded polypeptides especially under stressful conditions; forms two stacked rings of heptamers to form a barrel-shaped 14mer; ends can be capped by GroES; misfolded proteins enter the barrel where they are refolded when GroES binds) — translation MSAKHIQFNQEARNSLLRGINTLGDAVKATLGPCGRHVVVSKKDRLPYVTKDGVSVAKETELEDEIEDTGARLARNVASRVNEEVGDGTTTATVLAQALMNEGMRAVAANMSPVAIKRGIEQATRDAVSALDSMSRPCSEPESIRRIATISANGDRAVGQLIADAMNEIGSEGVITVEDGTGLDLELKLVKGMQFDRGYASPHFINDHKTMSVDFENPLIMAVDGKFDSFNDLVPLLEAVGRDRRPLLIIAEEFEHDTLPTLIVNHMKGRVKVAAVKSPGFGDRRKNMIADIAILTGARLVSSELGVTIADLQESDLGSARRVVITQDSCTIIDGAGDPDAITDRIDQIKQQIPDAFSDYDREKLMQRKARLSGGIGVIKVGAATEVELEERKDRIEDAIQATRAAVEEGYVPGGGVSLVRAIERMSPPDDLTPDEAAGYALTVRALEAPLSTIAENAGLVPGVIIENIRGGSLDWGLNAATGEIEQLFESGIIDPTKVTRLAVQTAASLATLLITTEVLLVEKGQVEEGHQH, via the coding sequence ATGTCAGCCAAGCATATTCAGTTCAATCAAGAAGCCCGGAATTCACTATTGCGCGGAATCAACACGCTCGGTGATGCAGTAAAGGCAACGCTTGGCCCCTGTGGCCGGCATGTCGTGGTCAGTAAGAAAGACCGTTTGCCCTACGTAACAAAAGATGGTGTATCGGTTGCGAAGGAAACGGAACTGGAAGACGAAATTGAAGACACCGGTGCGCGCCTTGCACGTAACGTCGCATCAAGAGTAAATGAAGAAGTTGGTGACGGAACCACAACGGCCACGGTTCTTGCTCAGGCCCTGATGAACGAGGGAATGAGGGCAGTAGCCGCGAATATGAGTCCAGTGGCGATCAAACGGGGCATAGAGCAGGCGACAAGAGATGCTGTGAGCGCGCTTGATAGCATGTCACGGCCTTGCAGCGAACCGGAATCCATCCGTCGCATCGCGACGATTTCCGCCAACGGAGACCGCGCGGTGGGTCAATTGATCGCGGATGCCATGAATGAGATTGGCAGCGAAGGAGTCATCACGGTCGAGGACGGCACAGGTCTTGATCTGGAACTTAAGTTGGTCAAGGGGATGCAGTTTGACCGTGGGTATGCCTCGCCTCATTTCATTAACGATCATAAGACGATGTCAGTGGACTTCGAAAATCCTCTGATTATGGCCGTTGATGGCAAGTTTGACTCCTTCAATGATCTGGTTCCGTTACTGGAAGCCGTCGGACGGGATCGGCGCCCGCTTCTGATTATTGCCGAAGAGTTTGAGCATGACACTCTGCCAACGCTGATCGTTAACCACATGAAGGGGCGAGTAAAAGTTGCGGCTGTAAAGTCGCCAGGTTTTGGTGACCGGCGTAAAAACATGATCGCGGATATTGCAATCCTGACGGGGGCCCGGCTCGTATCCAGCGAACTCGGTGTCACCATTGCGGATCTCCAGGAATCTGACCTGGGCAGCGCGAGGCGAGTCGTGATCACCCAGGACAGCTGCACCATTATCGATGGGGCTGGTGACCCGGATGCGATCACGGACCGAATTGACCAGATCAAACAGCAGATTCCGGATGCGTTCTCAGACTATGACCGTGAAAAGCTGATGCAACGAAAAGCGAGGCTTTCCGGTGGCATCGGGGTTATCAAGGTGGGTGCCGCGACAGAAGTAGAATTGGAAGAGAGAAAGGATCGAATTGAGGATGCTATCCAGGCTACACGTGCGGCGGTCGAAGAAGGATATGTGCCGGGAGGCGGTGTATCACTTGTGCGGGCAATCGAGAGAATGAGCCCACCTGATGATCTCACGCCCGATGAAGCTGCCGGGTACGCTCTTACCGTCAGGGCGTTGGAGGCGCCGCTCTCAACCATTGCGGAAAATGCCGGGCTGGTGCCTGGAGTGATTATCGAGAACATCCGCGGAGGCAGTCTCGACTGGGGCTTGAACGCTGCAACGGGGGAAATCGAGCAGTTGTTTGAGTCAGGAATTATTGATCCCACAAAAGTTACCCGGTTGGCCGTTCAGACTGCGGCTTCACTGGCCACACTTTTGATCACTACAGAGGTCCTGCTTGTTGAAAAGGGCCAGGTTGAGGAGGGCCATCAACACTGA